The Castor canadensis chromosome X, mCasCan1.hap1v2, whole genome shotgun sequence genome includes a region encoding these proteins:
- the LOC141419530 gene encoding serine protease 52-like isoform X4, whose amino-acid sequence MGTVLADRISLRYTMPWQAMIISCGSQICSGSIISSSWVLTAAHCVRNMNPEDTIAILGLRHPGAPLRVVKVTTILLHERFRLVSGAARNDLALVLLQEGQNSIQMLAPLGHLKNLNSSECWLSGPRILKPGETDENPEILQMQVMGASSCAYLYPDIGSSIVCFITQAKGYDTNMEPVSPGSAVMCRPISGNGKWRQIGFTSLKSLATIVSPHFSWILSTLAKAGHPLNQDRMPWIEKPKSSGFLKYPSTLLLSSVIIIEAQMFL is encoded by the exons ATGGGTACAG TTTTGGCAGATCGTATTTCTCTGCGATATACTATGCCTTGGCAGGCTATGATCATCAGTTGTGGCAGTCAAATCTGCAGTGGCTCCATAATTAGCAGCTCTTGGGTTCTCACTGCTGCCCATTGTGTCAGGAACAT GAATCCAGAAGACACTATAGCGATACTGGGCCTTAGGCATCCTGGGGCACCTCTGAGAGTTGTTAAAGTAACTACTATCCTACTTCATGAGAGATTCCGGTTGGTGAGTGGAGCAGCAAGAAATGATCTAGCTTTGGTACTCCTTCAAGAGGGCCAAAATTCCATTCAGATGTTAGCACCATTGGGGCACTTGAAGAATCTAAATAGCTCAGAATGTTGGCTTTCTGGGCCAAGAATTCTTAAACCAG GAGAGACAGATGAGAACCCAGAAATATTACAGATGCAGGTTATGGGAGCTTCAAGCTGTGCCTACCTCTACCCAGACATAGGCAGTTCTATTGTTTGCTTCATTACTCAGGCCAAAGGCTATGACACAAATATG GAGCCAGTGAGTCCAGGCAGTGCTGTTATGTGCAGACCAATATCTGGCAATGGCAAATGGAGACAGATAGGCTTCACCAGTCTCAAATCTCTAGCTACCATAGTGAGCCCACACTTCTCCTGGATTTTATCCACTTTAGCAAAAGCAGGCCATCCCTTAAACCAGGACCGTATGCCTTGGATAGAAAAACCTAAGTCCTCTGGTTTCCTTAAATATCCATCCACACTGCTACTTTCCTCAGTAATTATTATTGAAGCACAGATGTTTTTGTAG